In Candidatus Binataceae bacterium, the DNA window CGAACTAGGGCGGGCCTGACGCGCGAGGCGGTTGTTGCCGCGGCCGCGGCGATCGCCGACAGCGAAGGAATCGAGGCGTTGACGCTGGCGCGGCTCGCCGCGGAGCTGGAGATCAAGCCGCCCTCGCTCTTCAACCATGTGCGCGGGCTGCCGGCCCTGCGCCGCGAGTTGAGATTGCTCGCGCTGCGCGAGCTTTACGACGCCCTCAGCCGCGCCTCGGTCGGGAAGTCGCGCGGCGATGGCGTTCGCGCGCTCGCCCGAGCGTATCGCGCCTTCGTCAAGAAGCATCCCGGGATTTACGCTGAGACGTTGAGCGCTGCCGACGACGATCCCGAGGTCGCGGCCGTGGCGAATCAAATCATCGAAGTGTGTTCGGCGGTGATGAGCGGCTACCAGTTGAAGCGCGCCGAGGCAATTCACGCGTTGCGCGCGATGCGCAGTGTTGGCCACGGGTTCGCGAGCCTCGAGGCTGCCCGCGGCTTTGGCATCCCCGTCAATATCGATGAAAGCTACGCGTGGTTCGTCGATAACTTCATCGCGGGCCTCGAAGCGGCG includes these proteins:
- a CDS encoding TetR-like C-terminal domain-containing protein, with translation MRTRAGLTREAVVAAAAAIADSEGIEALTLARLAAELEIKPPSLFNHVRGLPALRRELRLLALRELYDALSRASVGKSRGDGVRALARAYRAFVKKHPGIYAETLSAADDDPEVAAVANQIIEVCSAVMSGYQLKRAEAIHALRAMRSVGHGFASLEAARGFGIPVNIDESYAWFVDNFIAGLEAAQARSERQAARAQSAPRRKRSAKR